Proteins encoded within one genomic window of Streptomyces sp. NBC_01314:
- a CDS encoding gas vesicle protein gives MSNTSNTSKTQSSRKSQEADKPEETKELAGDRPSPMQVLRHARTQLAELTGMAPESVSSFEQTEDGWVLEVEVLEIARVPDTMSLLASYRVELDPEGELTGYRRVRRYERGRADPHRR, from the coding sequence ATGTCGAACACATCCAACACGTCAAAAACACAGAGTTCACGGAAGTCCCAGGAAGCGGACAAACCGGAAGAAACGAAGGAATTGGCGGGCGACCGGCCCAGCCCCATGCAGGTGCTGCGGCATGCGCGGACCCAGCTCGCGGAGCTGACCGGTATGGCGCCCGAGTCCGTGTCGTCGTTCGAACAGACCGAGGACGGCTGGGTTTTGGAGGTCGAGGTCCTGGAGATCGCCAGGGTCCCCGACACGATGAGCCTGCTCGCGAGTTATCGCGTGGAGCTCGACCCCGAGGGCGAGCTCACCGGCTACCGCCGCGTCCGCCGCTACGAACGCGGCAGGGCCGACCCGCATCGCCGTTAG
- the ligD gene encoding non-homologous end-joining DNA ligase, whose product MGDTRTMRVGRRTVEIHRPDKVLFPADGGGGSGDGGGGGGGKEYTKGDLVAYYRAVAPFMLPHLRGRPLMLERHPDGLEGPMFMQKNTPEHYPDWIERVEVSKEGGTVVHPVCENAATLVYLADQACLTLHRWLSRTGSVDRPDRLVFDLDPAADEFEQVREAAHDVRELLDKLELPSVPMTTGSKGVHVVVPVNGHDDFDAVRDFAKQVADELVRAHPGRFTTEARKKDRGERLYLDVQRNAYAQTAVAPYTVRARPGAPVATPLTWEQLDDPAVDARRWTLADAVEQARTDPWAGAMSRGRALGPARRRLAALRR is encoded by the coding sequence ATGGGGGACACGCGCACGATGCGGGTCGGCCGCCGTACCGTCGAGATCCACCGCCCGGACAAGGTGCTGTTCCCCGCGGACGGTGGCGGTGGGAGTGGCGATGGCGGTGGCGGTGGCGGTGGCAAGGAGTACACCAAGGGCGATCTCGTCGCCTACTACCGTGCCGTCGCTCCCTTCATGCTGCCTCATCTGCGCGGGCGCCCGCTGATGCTGGAAAGGCATCCGGACGGGCTCGAAGGGCCCATGTTCATGCAGAAGAACACCCCCGAGCACTACCCGGACTGGATCGAACGCGTAGAGGTGTCCAAGGAGGGCGGCACGGTCGTCCACCCGGTGTGCGAGAACGCGGCCACCCTCGTCTACCTCGCCGACCAGGCCTGTCTCACCCTGCACCGCTGGCTCTCCCGGACCGGCAGCGTCGACCGGCCCGACCGGCTGGTCTTCGACCTCGACCCGGCTGCGGACGAGTTCGAACAGGTCCGGGAAGCGGCACACGACGTTCGGGAGCTGCTCGACAAGCTGGAACTGCCGTCCGTGCCGATGACCACCGGCTCCAAGGGCGTCCACGTCGTCGTTCCGGTGAACGGCCACGACGACTTCGACGCGGTGCGCGACTTCGCGAAGCAGGTCGCCGACGAACTGGTGCGTGCACACCCTGGGCGGTTCACCACCGAGGCCCGCAAGAAGGACCGCGGCGAGCGGCTCTACCTCGATGTGCAGCGCAATGCCTACGCCCAGACCGCCGTCGCCCCCTACACCGTGCGCGCCCGCCCCGGCGCGCCCGTGGCGACGCCCCTCACCTGGGAACAACTCGACGACCCGGCCGTCGACGCCCGCCGCTGGACCCTGGCGGACGCCGTCGAACAGGCGCGCACCGACCCCTGGGCGGGTGCGATGAGCAGGGGCCGGGCACTGGGACCGGCACGGCGGCGGCTCGCGGCGCTGCGCCGCTGA
- a CDS encoding transketolase, with the protein MNSRQLSELAQQLRVDSVRASGTAGSGHPTSSMSAAELMAVLLAKHLRYDFERPQHPGNDRFVLSKGHASPLLYSAYKAAGAISETELMTFRKLGSRLEGHPTPRRLPWVETATGSLGQGLPVGVGIALAGKRLDHTDYRVWVLCGDSELAEGSVWEAAEHASFEHLDNLTAIVDVNRLGQRGPTRHGHDLDAYARRFTAFGWHTIEVDGHDVDAVDRAYGEAESTKGQPTVILARTLKGKGVEAVQDREGLHGKPLKDADEAIAELGGVRDLRVEVRQPPAARMLHAVRTGHLELPRFEVGDEVATRNAYGQALAALGTARGDVVALDGEVGDSTRAEFFAKEHPERFFECYIAEQQLVAASVGLAARGWVPYVSTFAAFLTRAHDFVRMASISGSGINLVGSHAGAAIGQDGPSQMGLEDLAMMRSVHGSTVLYPCDANQTAKLVGTMAGLEGVRYLRTSRGDMPVLYSPTEEFPVGGSKVLRASDTDRLTIVAAGVTVHEAIKAADVLDGEGIQVRVIDLYSVKPVDRRTLREAAERTGCILTVEDHHEEGGLGDAILDAFLDGRPVPRLVRLAVRTMPGSASPEEQLREAGIDAEAIAVAGRLLVEHAITP; encoded by the coding sequence ATGAACAGCCGTCAACTCAGCGAGCTGGCCCAGCAGTTGAGGGTCGACAGCGTGCGCGCGTCCGGGACCGCGGGCTCCGGGCATCCGACGTCGTCCATGTCGGCCGCCGAGCTGATGGCGGTACTGCTCGCCAAGCATCTGCGGTACGACTTCGAACGCCCCCAGCACCCCGGCAACGACCGCTTCGTGCTGTCCAAGGGGCACGCCTCGCCCTTGCTGTATTCCGCGTACAAGGCGGCGGGCGCGATCAGCGAGACCGAGCTGATGACCTTCCGGAAGCTGGGCAGCCGGCTCGAAGGGCACCCCACGCCACGGCGGCTGCCATGGGTGGAGACGGCCACCGGCTCGCTCGGCCAGGGGCTGCCCGTCGGCGTCGGCATCGCGCTCGCCGGGAAGCGGCTGGACCACACCGACTACCGGGTGTGGGTGCTGTGCGGCGACAGCGAACTCGCCGAGGGCTCCGTGTGGGAGGCCGCCGAGCACGCCTCGTTCGAGCATCTGGACAACCTGACGGCGATCGTGGACGTCAACCGGCTCGGGCAGCGCGGACCCACCCGGCACGGACACGACCTGGACGCCTATGCCCGCCGCTTCACGGCCTTCGGCTGGCACACGATCGAGGTCGACGGGCACGACGTGGACGCGGTGGACCGCGCGTACGGCGAGGCCGAGTCCACCAAGGGGCAGCCCACCGTGATCCTCGCCCGCACCCTCAAGGGCAAGGGCGTCGAGGCCGTCCAGGACCGCGAAGGCCTGCACGGCAAACCGCTCAAGGACGCCGACGAGGCGATCGCGGAACTCGGCGGCGTACGCGACCTCCGCGTCGAGGTCCGGCAGCCGCCGGCCGCCCGGATGCTGCACGCCGTCCGCACCGGGCACCTGGAGCTGCCGCGCTTCGAGGTCGGCGACGAGGTCGCGACCCGGAACGCCTACGGGCAGGCGCTCGCCGCGCTCGGCACCGCGCGCGGCGATGTCGTCGCCCTGGACGGCGAGGTCGGCGACTCCACTCGCGCCGAGTTCTTCGCCAAGGAACACCCCGAGCGGTTCTTCGAGTGCTACATCGCCGAACAGCAGCTGGTGGCCGCCTCGGTGGGGCTCGCGGCGCGCGGCTGGGTGCCGTACGTCTCCACGTTCGCGGCGTTCCTCACCCGCGCCCACGACTTCGTCCGCATGGCGTCGATCAGCGGGTCCGGCATCAATCTCGTCGGCTCCCACGCGGGTGCCGCCATCGGCCAGGACGGGCCCTCGCAGATGGGCCTGGAGGACCTGGCGATGATGCGCTCGGTGCACGGCTCGACCGTGCTGTACCCGTGCGACGCCAACCAGACCGCGAAGCTGGTCGGCACGATGGCCGGCCTCGAAGGCGTCCGCTATCTGCGCACCTCCAGGGGCGACATGCCCGTCCTCTACAGCCCCACCGAGGAGTTCCCGGTCGGCGGCAGCAAGGTGCTGCGCGCCTCGGACACCGACCGGCTGACGATCGTCGCGGCAGGGGTCACCGTCCACGAGGCGATCAAGGCCGCCGACGTGCTGGACGGCGAGGGCATCCAGGTCCGGGTGATCGATCTCTACTCGGTCAAGCCCGTCGACCGCCGCACCCTGCGCGAGGCCGCCGAACGCACCGGTTGCATCCTCACCGTCGAGGACCACCACGAGGAGGGCGGCCTCGGCGACGCGATCCTCGACGCCTTCCTCGACGGCCGGCCGGTGCCCCGTCTGGTGCGCCTCGCCGTCCGTACGATGCCGGGCTCGGCCTCCCCCGAGGAGCAGCTGCGCGAGGCGGGCATCGACGCGGAGGCGATCGCGGTGGCCGGACGGCTCCTGGTGGAACACGCGATCACGCCCTGA
- a CDS encoding FAD-dependent oxidoreductase produces the protein MSRPRIVIVGAGFAGYRTARTLARLTRNRADITLLNPTDYFLYLPLLPQVAAGILEPRRVTVSLTGTLRHVRLVLGEADDIDLDARTVRYSDPEGGVGTLTYDRLVLAAGSVNKLLPIPGVAEHAHGFRGLPEALYLRDHVTRQVELAAGSEDPKSCGARCTFVVVGAGYTGTEVAAQGQMFTDALVRKQPLREGMRPRWILLDIAKRVLPEMDEKLSRTADKVLRQRGVDVRMGTSVQEATPGGVLLSDGEFVDTRTLVWCVGVRPDPLAESLGLPMERGRLLVEPTLQVPGRPEVFACGDAAAVPDLTKPGAYTPMTAQHAWRQGKVAGHNVAASLGRGEPKPYRHSDLGFVVDLGGVKAAANPLGIPLSGLAAGAVTRGYHLAAMPGNRVRVAADWLLDAVLPRQGVQLGLVRSWSVPLDTASPELARMPGAPEKGRRPPATSEKRDAADERTGPDRVGVSGGPGAAHKQQAPDRPGPTAVPGAPGQPPSSPVRGAPDDSAPAPDEHSPAKPGPAKPAPDEHSPAKHSPAKPGTPAVSGAAEGRPQSPRSESPAREDPSKPARGSEGES, from the coding sequence GTGAGTCGACCCCGCATCGTGATCGTCGGAGCCGGCTTCGCCGGCTACCGGACGGCCCGCACCCTTGCACGGCTGACCCGGAACAGGGCCGACATCACTCTGCTCAACCCGACCGACTACTTTCTGTATCTGCCCCTGCTGCCCCAGGTCGCCGCCGGCATCCTGGAGCCACGCCGGGTGACCGTCTCCCTGACCGGCACCCTGCGCCACGTACGCCTGGTGCTCGGGGAGGCCGACGACATCGACCTCGACGCGCGTACGGTGCGCTACTCGGACCCCGAGGGCGGTGTCGGCACGCTGACCTACGACCGGCTGGTGCTCGCGGCCGGCAGCGTCAACAAGCTGCTGCCGATCCCGGGCGTCGCCGAACACGCCCACGGCTTCCGGGGGCTGCCCGAGGCGCTGTATCTCCGGGACCATGTGACACGGCAGGTGGAGCTGGCGGCCGGCAGCGAGGACCCCAAGAGCTGCGGCGCGCGGTGCACCTTCGTGGTGGTCGGCGCCGGGTACACCGGGACCGAGGTCGCCGCGCAGGGCCAGATGTTCACCGACGCGCTGGTACGGAAACAGCCGTTGCGGGAGGGCATGCGGCCGCGCTGGATACTGCTCGACATCGCGAAGCGGGTGCTGCCCGAGATGGACGAGAAGCTGTCGCGGACCGCCGACAAGGTGCTGCGGCAGCGGGGTGTCGACGTGCGGATGGGGACCTCCGTGCAGGAGGCGACACCGGGCGGAGTGCTGCTGAGCGACGGGGAGTTCGTCGACACGCGCACGCTGGTGTGGTGCGTGGGCGTACGGCCCGATCCGCTCGCCGAGTCGCTCGGGCTGCCGATGGAACGCGGTCGGCTGCTCGTCGAGCCCACGCTGCAGGTGCCCGGCCGGCCCGAGGTGTTCGCCTGCGGGGACGCGGCCGCCGTGCCCGATCTGACCAAGCCCGGCGCATACACGCCGATGACCGCGCAGCACGCCTGGCGGCAGGGCAAGGTGGCCGGGCACAACGTCGCCGCGTCCCTCGGTCGCGGCGAGCCCAAGCCCTACCGCCACAGCGACCTGGGCTTCGTCGTGGACCTCGGGGGCGTCAAGGCCGCCGCCAACCCCCTCGGCATACCGCTGTCCGGCCTCGCAGCCGGCGCCGTCACACGCGGCTACCACCTCGCCGCCATGCCCGGCAACCGTGTCCGCGTCGCCGCCGACTGGCTCCTCGACGCCGTACTGCCCCGCCAGGGCGTCCAGCTGGGGCTCGTACGGTCCTGGTCGGTGCCGCTCGACACGGCGTCGCCGGAGCTGGCCAGGATGCCGGGTGCGCCGGAGAAGGGCCGGAGGCCGCCGGCGACGTCCGAGAAACGGGACGCTGCGGACGAACGCACCGGGCCCGACCGGGTCGGGGTGTCGGGCGGGCCGGGAGCCGCGCACAAGCAGCAAGCCCCCGACAGGCCGGGACCCACGGCGGTGCCAGGAGCCCCCGGGCAACCGCCCTCCTCACCGGTGCGTGGAGCGCCCGACGACTCCGCGCCCGCCCCCGATGAGCACAGCCCCGCCAAGCCAGGTCCCGCCAAGCCCGCCCCCGATGAGCACAGCCCTGCCAAGCACAGCCCTGCCAAGCCCGGGACGCCGGCCGTGTCGGGTGCGGCTGAGGGGCGGCCGCAGTCGCCGCGGTCGGAGAGCCCGGCCCGCGAAGACCCGTCGAAGCCCGCCAGGGGTTCGGAAGGAGAGTCATGA
- a CDS encoding LLM class F420-dependent oxidoreductase → MPEYGYFLATEEFGPTELIEQARMAEQAGFDCLWISDHFHPWNDAQGQSPFVWSVIGALSEAVSLPVETAVTCPTVRIHPAVVAQAAATSSVMTGGRFRLGIGSGEALNEHVLGTRWPPADVRLEMLEESVQVMRRLFTGEEVTHRGPHFTVENARLYTVPDEPVPIDISGFGPKATALAARVGDGFITMGPDEDLVTQYRKGGGGANLVSGGTKVCWGADRDAAVRLVRRLWSSQLLPGEMAQILPTPSHFEQLEPLVTEQMVGENTVCGDDVDEHVAELTAFADAGFDRVHVSQIGPDQRGFFDFYRTKVLPQLRQGSR, encoded by the coding sequence ATGCCCGAGTACGGATACTTCCTGGCGACCGAGGAGTTCGGTCCCACGGAGTTGATCGAGCAGGCGAGGATGGCCGAACAGGCCGGATTCGACTGTCTGTGGATCTCGGACCACTTCCACCCGTGGAACGACGCCCAGGGCCAGAGCCCGTTCGTGTGGTCGGTGATCGGCGCGCTCTCCGAGGCCGTGTCCCTGCCCGTCGAGACGGCGGTGACCTGCCCGACCGTGCGGATCCACCCGGCGGTCGTCGCACAGGCGGCGGCGACCAGCTCGGTGATGACCGGCGGCCGCTTCCGCCTCGGCATCGGCTCCGGCGAGGCGCTCAACGAGCACGTCCTCGGTACTCGCTGGCCGCCGGCGGACGTCCGCCTGGAGATGCTGGAGGAGTCGGTCCAGGTGATGCGGCGCCTGTTCACCGGCGAGGAGGTCACCCATCGCGGCCCTCACTTCACGGTGGAGAACGCCCGCTTGTACACGGTCCCCGACGAGCCCGTCCCCATCGACATCTCCGGCTTCGGCCCCAAGGCCACCGCACTCGCCGCCCGCGTCGGCGACGGCTTCATCACCATGGGCCCCGACGAGGATCTGGTCACCCAGTACCGCAAGGGCGGCGGGGGCGCGAACCTCGTCAGCGGCGGTACGAAGGTGTGCTGGGGCGCCGACCGCGACGCGGCCGTCCGTCTGGTGCGCCGCCTCTGGTCGAGCCAGCTCCTCCCCGGCGAGATGGCCCAGATCCTGCCCACACCCAGCCACTTCGAGCAGTTGGAGCCACTGGTCACCGAGCAGATGGTCGGCGAGAACACGGTCTGCGGCGACGACGTCGACGAACACGTCGCCGAACTGACCGCCTTCGCCGACGCCGGCTTCGACCGCGTCCACGTCAGCCAGATCGGCCCCGACCAGCGCGGCTTCTTCGACTTCTACCGCACGAAGGTGCTACCCCAGCTCCGGCAGGGCTCCCGCTGA
- a CDS encoding phage holin family protein, protein MDRLDHLEHLDRHLVDELTQVARETIREELRQQTRKQRRRAALYAASGTLALYAGAALALALGLVLSLGLPDWAAALITAVVLGAAAYVLRGAARPSASRPNAEREGTVVGGTAPGTPPGGTGPAGYPPAPPVAPGVGTGNGPVGTSAPASAESEEQRHRGR, encoded by the coding sequence ATGGACCGCTTGGATCATCTGGAACATCTGGACAGGCATCTGGTCGACGAGTTGACGCAGGTGGCCCGCGAGACCATCCGCGAGGAGCTGCGGCAGCAGACCCGTAAGCAGCGGCGCAGGGCCGCGCTGTATGCCGCGTCCGGGACGCTCGCCCTGTACGCGGGTGCCGCCCTGGCGCTGGCCCTCGGGCTGGTGCTGTCGCTGGGCCTGCCCGACTGGGCCGCCGCGCTGATCACGGCCGTCGTGCTCGGTGCGGCGGCGTATGTGCTGAGGGGCGCCGCGCGGCCTTCGGCGTCCCGGCCGAACGCCGAGCGCGAGGGAACGGTCGTCGGCGGTACGGCGCCGGGGACGCCCCCGGGTGGGACGGGGCCGGCCGGTTATCCGCCGGCGCCGCCCGTCGCGCCCGGCGTCGGGACCGGGAACGGGCCCGTGGGTACATCGGCGCCGGCCAGTGCCGAATCCGAGGAACAACGCCACCGGGGCCGGTGA
- a CDS encoding VOC family protein — protein MEILGTTLRICVDDLEAAVPFYERLSGGPAMRFERGGVQVAAVGCFLLMSGPESELEVLRKVTATIAVEDVDEANQVLTASGAHVLAGPIPTPVGRNLIAVHPDGSVYEYADRRAAG, from the coding sequence ATGGAGATTCTCGGTACCACGCTCCGCATCTGCGTCGACGACCTGGAAGCGGCGGTCCCGTTCTACGAGAGACTCTCGGGCGGACCGGCGATGCGCTTCGAACGCGGTGGCGTCCAGGTCGCCGCCGTCGGCTGTTTCCTGCTGATGAGCGGCCCGGAGTCAGAGCTTGAGGTCCTGCGGAAGGTCACGGCCACCATCGCGGTCGAGGACGTCGACGAGGCCAACCAGGTCCTCACCGCTTCCGGCGCCCACGTCCTGGCCGGCCCGATCCCCACCCCCGTCGGCCGCAACCTCATCGCGGTCCATCCCGACGGCTCGGTCTACGAGTACGCGGACCGCAGAGCGGCGGGGTAG
- a CDS encoding arginase family protein: MRNIVVVDAPSNLGLRPPAPGTVPGCHKLAGALREQGIVRRLGALEGGVVVPPRYDRGDWQEGDGVFNAAAIASYTRRLADRIERHVRAGELPVVLGGDCSIQLGASLALRRIGRYGLVAIDASADFRHPGNSDRVGAAGGEELALATGRGQADLTDLEGLGPYLRDEDVRLFGIRDEFEDDRSELAALKIPVVTVGDLRTWGADDLAQVTAQSFETPELNGFWVHLDADVLDPSVMPAVDSPDPDGLLPDELTALLSPLVRSPHCVGLNITIYDPDLDPDGTAGALLTDIVVNAFADPASTG; this comes from the coding sequence ATGCGGAACATCGTCGTCGTGGACGCCCCCTCGAACCTCGGCCTGCGGCCGCCCGCCCCGGGGACCGTGCCCGGTTGTCACAAGCTCGCCGGCGCCCTGCGGGAGCAGGGCATCGTGCGGCGGCTCGGTGCGCTGGAGGGCGGGGTGGTGGTGCCGCCGCGCTACGACCGCGGGGACTGGCAGGAGGGCGACGGCGTCTTCAACGCCGCCGCGATCGCCTCGTACACGCGCAGGCTCGCCGACCGGATCGAGCGGCATGTCAGGGCCGGTGAGCTGCCCGTCGTCCTCGGCGGGGACTGTTCGATCCAGCTCGGCGCGTCGCTGGCACTGCGGCGGATCGGGCGGTACGGGCTGGTCGCGATCGACGCGTCCGCCGACTTCCGGCATCCGGGCAACTCCGACCGGGTCGGGGCGGCCGGCGGCGAGGAGCTGGCGCTCGCCACCGGCCGCGGGCAGGCGGACCTGACCGATCTGGAAGGGCTGGGGCCCTATCTGCGCGACGAGGACGTACGGCTCTTCGGGATCCGGGACGAGTTCGAGGACGACCGCAGCGAGCTGGCCGCGCTGAAGATCCCGGTCGTGACGGTCGGAGACCTGCGCACCTGGGGCGCGGACGATCTCGCCCAGGTCACCGCCCAGAGCTTCGAGACGCCCGAACTGAACGGTTTCTGGGTGCACTTGGACGCCGACGTCCTCGACCCGTCCGTCATGCCCGCCGTCGACAGCCCCGACCCCGACGGGCTCCTCCCCGACGAACTGACCGCGCTGCTCAGCCCGTTGGTCCGCTCACCGCACTGTGTCGGCCTCAACATCACCATCTACGACCCGGATCTGGATCCCGACGGCACGGCGGGCGCGCTGCTCACGGACATCGTCGTGAACGCCTTCGCCGACCCGGCCTCTACAGGGTGA
- a CDS encoding GNAT family N-acetyltransferase: protein MSENVRHLIAGPRVGIRHFTPDDGSEFTARVRESRDLHQPWLFPPATPAAYAAYAGRLIEDPTKAGFLVCEHDGGSIAGFVNINNIVEGGFQSGALGYGAFAHAAGRGLMAEGLGLVVEYAFAFMGLHRLEINVQPGNAASIALARRCGFRLEGFSPDFLFIDGAWRDHQRWALTAEMRRREDDRRSGGSPVPPVSPVSPAS, encoded by the coding sequence GTGTCCGAGAACGTTCGTCACCTCATCGCAGGACCCCGCGTCGGGATACGGCACTTCACGCCCGACGACGGATCCGAGTTCACCGCGCGGGTGCGGGAGAGCAGGGATCTGCACCAACCGTGGCTGTTCCCGCCGGCCACGCCCGCCGCGTACGCCGCGTACGCGGGGCGGCTCATCGAGGATCCGACGAAGGCCGGGTTCCTGGTGTGCGAGCACGACGGCGGGTCGATCGCCGGGTTCGTCAACATCAACAACATCGTGGAGGGCGGCTTCCAGAGCGGTGCTCTCGGCTACGGGGCCTTCGCGCATGCCGCCGGACGAGGGCTGATGGCCGAGGGGCTCGGGCTGGTCGTCGAATACGCGTTTGCTTTCATGGGGCTGCACCGGCTGGAGATCAATGTGCAGCCCGGGAACGCCGCCTCCATCGCGCTCGCCCGGCGGTGCGGGTTCCGGCTGGAGGGGTTCTCGCCGGACTTCCTGTTCATCGACGGGGCGTGGCGGGACCACCAGCGGTGGGCGCTCACCGCGGAGATGAGGCGCCGGGAGGACGACCGGAGGTCAGGCGGGTCCCCGGTGCCCCCGGTGTCTCCGGTGTCTCCGGCGTCCTAG
- a CDS encoding LD-carboxypeptidase: MTPLTRPPRLAPGARVAVVAPSGPVAEERLSAGLDILRGWDLDPVVAPHTLDRHPEFPYLAGTDADRAADFQAAWCDPSVSAVLCARGGYGVQRMVDLLDWDALRAAGPKTLVGFSDITALHEAFATRAGLVTLHGPMAAGVDFIKNIRAQDHLRATLFSPETVRTIRAAEGSTALIPGRARGVLLGGCLCLLAAELGNPHARPSARGALLCLEDVGEETYRLDRYLTQLLRAGWLDGVAGIVLGSWAECDPYEKVRALLVDRIGGVGVPVVEEFGFGHGEGALTIPFGVMAELDTEAGTLTLDEPALT, from the coding sequence GTGACACCACTGACCAGACCCCCTCGTCTCGCGCCCGGTGCCCGTGTGGCCGTCGTCGCGCCCAGCGGGCCGGTGGCCGAGGAGCGGCTCAGTGCCGGGCTGGACATTCTGCGCGGCTGGGACCTCGACCCCGTCGTCGCACCGCACACCCTCGACCGGCACCCGGAGTTCCCCTACCTCGCGGGCACGGACGCCGACCGTGCCGCCGACTTCCAGGCCGCCTGGTGCGACCCGTCCGTGTCCGCCGTGCTGTGCGCCCGCGGCGGCTACGGCGTCCAGCGCATGGTCGACCTGCTCGACTGGGACGCGCTGCGGGCGGCGGGCCCCAAGACGCTCGTCGGGTTCAGCGACATCACCGCCCTCCACGAGGCGTTCGCCACCCGCGCGGGACTGGTCACCCTGCACGGCCCCATGGCGGCGGGCGTCGACTTCATCAAGAACATCCGGGCCCAGGACCACCTGCGCGCCACCCTGTTCTCCCCCGAGACGGTACGCACGATCCGGGCCGCCGAAGGAAGCACCGCCCTGATACCCGGCCGCGCCCGGGGCGTCCTGCTCGGCGGCTGCCTCTGCCTGCTCGCCGCCGAGCTCGGCAACCCCCACGCCCGTCCCTCCGCCCGGGGCGCCCTCCTCTGCCTGGAGGACGTCGGCGAGGAGACCTACCGCCTGGACCGCTACCTCACCCAGCTCCTCCGCGCGGGCTGGCTCGACGGCGTCGCCGGCATCGTCCTCGGCTCCTGGGCGGAATGCGATCCGTACGAGAAGGTGCGCGCGCTGCTCGTGGACCGGATCGGCGGGGTCGGGGTGCCGGTGGTGGAGGAGTTCGGATTCGGGCACGGGGAAGGGGCGCTGACCATCCCGTTCGGGGTGATGGCGGAGCTGGACACGGAGGCGGGGACGCTGACGCTGGACGAGCCGGCGCTGACCTGA